A window of Natrinema versiforme contains these coding sequences:
- a CDS encoding MFS transporter → MTKWRTLVLATIGFNFSFLIWFSFAPFTGPMADEFGLSVAELGLLASANIWLAPFGRILTGWLSDRWGAPTVFAIVLAYVGVFSIASAFAQSYTVFFVERMIVATAGITFVIGIQHVSEWFEEGELGTAEGVYAGIGNAGAAGGALILPRVFGESWSGPLFESNWRAAFFYTGIVSILLAITYFVLGEAAKSEEKRQATKASANLRDWLYTATRYGTVVLALAYVMSFGLELSMNGWLATYYREGFNTNNLVLASTFAATFSVAAGLLRPIGGYVSDLLARKEKNILPIFTGRYREQWTFVSLCFIVVAMVGMTLAGLTGEVMLAVGAGFVVGMGCAFAEGAIFAQVPAMFPNSSGSVAGVVGGVGTVGGIVYPLVYAAPLMPSLHTGYSVVAATMLPIVLLCAWVFQPHVAERATSGGWLVSSERPSGAPTDD, encoded by the coding sequence ATGACCAAGTGGCGGACGCTGGTGCTGGCGACGATCGGATTCAACTTCTCGTTCCTGATCTGGTTCTCCTTCGCCCCCTTTACCGGCCCGATGGCCGACGAGTTCGGCCTCTCAGTGGCCGAACTCGGCCTGCTGGCCAGCGCGAACATCTGGCTGGCCCCGTTCGGTCGGATCCTGACCGGCTGGCTCTCCGACCGCTGGGGCGCGCCGACGGTGTTCGCGATCGTGTTAGCGTACGTCGGCGTGTTCTCGATCGCGTCGGCGTTCGCGCAGTCGTACACCGTCTTCTTCGTCGAGCGGATGATCGTCGCGACGGCGGGGATCACGTTCGTCATCGGCATCCAGCACGTCTCCGAGTGGTTCGAGGAGGGTGAACTGGGAACCGCCGAAGGGGTCTACGCCGGCATCGGCAACGCCGGCGCGGCCGGCGGAGCGCTCATCCTCCCCCGCGTGTTCGGCGAGAGCTGGAGCGGCCCCCTCTTCGAGAGCAACTGGCGGGCCGCGTTCTTCTACACCGGAATCGTCTCGATCCTGCTCGCGATCACCTACTTCGTGCTCGGCGAGGCCGCGAAGAGCGAGGAGAAACGGCAGGCGACCAAGGCGAGCGCGAATCTCAGAGACTGGCTCTACACCGCCACGCGCTACGGAACCGTCGTGCTCGCGCTGGCCTACGTGATGAGCTTCGGCCTCGAGCTCTCGATGAACGGCTGGCTCGCGACCTACTACCGCGAAGGGTTCAACACGAACAACCTCGTGCTCGCGAGCACGTTCGCCGCGACGTTCTCCGTCGCGGCCGGCCTGTTGCGACCGATCGGCGGCTACGTCAGCGACCTGCTGGCCCGCAAGGAGAAGAACATCCTGCCGATCTTCACCGGCAGATACCGCGAGCAGTGGACGTTCGTCTCGCTGTGTTTCATCGTCGTCGCGATGGTCGGCATGACCCTGGCCGGCCTGACCGGCGAGGTCATGCTGGCCGTCGGGGCCGGCTTCGTCGTCGGGATGGGCTGTGCGTTCGCCGAGGGCGCGATCTTCGCGCAGGTTCCGGCCATGTTCCCCAACAGTTCGGGGAGCGTTGCCGGCGTCGTCGGCGGCGTCGGTACCGTCGGCGGGATCGTCTACCCGCTCGTCTACGCCGCGCCGCTGATGCCGAGTCTGCACACCGGCTACTCCGTCGTCGCGGCGACGATGCTCCCCATCGTCCTCCTGTGCGCGTGGGTCTTCCAGCCCCACGTCGCCGAGCGGGCGACCTCAGGTGGCTGGCTCGTCTCGAGCGAGCGTCCGTCCGGCGCGCCGACCGACGACTGA
- a CDS encoding methylated-DNA--[protein]-cysteine S-methyltransferase yields MQIQLFGHEQEIDASAIDAEPAAIHEQVREYEAGARTAFDLEIEFPDDFTGDVMRAMSEIRPGETRTYGEVAADLETAPIAVGQACGRNPTPVIVPCHRIVGADSLTGYAGGLALKRRLLEHEGAAIPGDS; encoded by the coding sequence ATGCAGATTCAGCTCTTCGGGCACGAGCAGGAGATCGACGCCTCGGCGATCGATGCGGAGCCGGCAGCGATCCACGAGCAGGTGCGGGAGTACGAGGCCGGTGCGCGGACGGCGTTCGACCTCGAGATCGAGTTTCCCGACGACTTCACGGGCGACGTGATGCGGGCGATGTCTGAGATTCGGCCCGGCGAGACGCGAACCTACGGCGAGGTCGCCGCAGACCTCGAGACGGCACCGATCGCGGTCGGGCAGGCCTGTGGCCGCAATCCGACTCCCGTGATCGTCCCCTGCCACCGGATCGTCGGCGCGGACTCGCTCACCGGGTACGCGGGCGGACTGGCGTTGAAACGGCGGCTGCTCGAGCACGAGGGGGCCGCGATTCCGGGCGACTCGTAA
- a CDS encoding non-histone chromosomal MC1 family protein → MVREDGKRNFALRESGGDESSVFSGNTPRQAALKAARRLEPGSSEEDAERVELQLREKGTDKVHIYDGWAWEETAPDDKPDWMPNEITEANVAKKGIEHLEE, encoded by the coding sequence ATGGTACGCGAAGACGGTAAACGGAACTTTGCACTGCGCGAATCGGGCGGTGACGAGTCGAGCGTCTTCTCGGGCAACACGCCCCGACAGGCGGCGCTCAAAGCGGCCCGACGGCTCGAGCCGGGCTCGAGCGAGGAGGATGCGGAACGGGTCGAGTTACAGCTCCGAGAGAAAGGAACGGACAAGGTCCACATCTACGACGGCTGGGCGTGGGAGGAGACGGCCCCCGACGACAAGCCGGACTGGATGCCAAACGAGATCACGGAGGCCAACGTCGCGAAGAAAGGAATCGAACACCTCGAGGAGTGA
- a CDS encoding phenylalanine--tRNA ligase subunit alpha gives MQLPAQQVAVLEAATADEATSVDALAAATELPPETVTGAVFELEDEGLLAVSERVDETVALTDEGREYVTDSLPEVRLYEAALEAGADADPVSMGQVIGASGLEGGAVDIALSNYARKGYGVIDSGEITADPDADPDADAEATALEELADADDAPVDSVDVDSETLESLERRGLLDRRESTVREATLTEHAVTELMAGIETAETVGQVTPELLTSGEWEDVEFSEYNVEADAEQFDGGKVHILRQTSERVKDVLVGMGFQEMEGPHVDADFWINDCLFMPQDHPARTHWDRFALEQPTHIDELPDDLVDRVERAHKEGVGEDGEGYHSPWDEDFARALALRGHTTSLSTRYLSGEEIGDLEPPQRYFSVEKVYRNDTLDPTHLLEFFQIEGWVMAENLSVRDLMGTFEEFYAQFGIEDIRFKPHYNPYTEPSFELFGTHPTTGELVEIGNSGIFREEMLEPLGVECDVMAWGLALERLLMLMYGFEDIRDIHGTLCDLELLRETEVTY, from the coding sequence ATGCAACTGCCAGCACAACAGGTCGCGGTCTTAGAGGCCGCGACTGCGGACGAGGCAACGTCCGTCGATGCCCTCGCCGCGGCGACCGAGCTCCCCCCCGAAACCGTCACCGGGGCCGTCTTCGAACTCGAGGACGAGGGGCTACTCGCCGTCAGCGAACGCGTCGACGAAACGGTCGCGCTCACCGACGAGGGGCGCGAGTACGTCACCGACAGCCTTCCCGAGGTTCGGCTCTACGAGGCCGCACTCGAGGCCGGGGCCGACGCCGACCCCGTCTCGATGGGACAGGTCATCGGCGCGTCGGGGCTCGAGGGCGGCGCGGTCGACATCGCGCTCTCGAACTACGCGCGCAAGGGCTACGGCGTGATCGACAGCGGCGAGATCACCGCCGATCCCGACGCCGATCCGGACGCGGACGCCGAGGCGACCGCGCTCGAGGAACTCGCCGACGCGGACGACGCGCCGGTCGACAGCGTCGACGTGGATTCGGAGACCCTCGAGTCGCTCGAGCGCCGCGGTCTGCTGGACCGACGCGAGTCGACGGTCCGCGAGGCGACCCTGACCGAGCACGCCGTCACGGAGCTGATGGCGGGGATCGAGACCGCCGAGACGGTCGGACAGGTCACTCCCGAACTGCTCACGAGCGGCGAGTGGGAGGACGTCGAGTTCTCCGAGTACAACGTCGAGGCCGACGCCGAACAGTTCGACGGCGGCAAGGTCCACATCCTGCGCCAGACGTCCGAGCGCGTCAAGGACGTTCTCGTCGGGATGGGCTTTCAGGAGATGGAAGGTCCCCACGTCGACGCGGACTTCTGGATCAACGACTGCCTGTTCATGCCCCAGGACCATCCGGCGCGCACGCACTGGGACCGGTTCGCCTTGGAGCAGCCGACCCACATCGACGAGCTTCCGGACGACCTCGTCGACCGCGTCGAGCGGGCGCACAAGGAGGGCGTCGGCGAGGACGGCGAGGGCTATCACTCGCCGTGGGACGAGGACTTCGCGCGGGCGCTCGCACTGCGCGGGCACACCACCTCGCTGTCGACGCGCTACCTCTCGGGCGAGGAGATCGGCGACCTCGAGCCGCCACAGCGCTATTTCAGCGTCGAGAAAGTGTATCGCAACGACACGCTCGACCCGACGCACCTGCTCGAGTTCTTCCAGATCGAGGGCTGGGTGATGGCCGAGAACCTCTCGGTGCGCGATCTGATGGGTACCTTCGAGGAGTTCTACGCCCAGTTCGGCATCGAGGACATCCGGTTCAAACCCCACTACAACCCCTACACCGAGCCGTCGTTCGAGCTGTTCGGCACCCACCCGACGACCGGCGAACTCGTCGAGATCGGGAACTCGGGGATCTTCCGCGAGGAGATGCTCGAGCCCCTCGGTGTGGAGTGCGACGTGATGGCGTGGGGACTCGCCCTCGAGCGACTGCTCATGCTGATGTACGGCTTCGAGGACATCCGGGACATCCACGGGACGCTGTGTGACCTGGAACTGCTTCGCGAGACGGAGGTGACCTACTGA
- the pheT gene encoding phenylalanine--tRNA ligase subunit beta, which translates to MPTVDIDPDELRDLTGHDEKSDDELIDDLFGLGLEFEGRTEEGAFELEFAPDRLDRLSVEGVARSMRYQYGDARGTHVPSPNSPEWTIEVDESVPDERPYVTGAVVRDIDLDEESLESLIQLQEKLHATMGRKRAKGAIGIHDLTMLKGNSATEGNPTIQYVGVEPDEDRFVPLDSDEEMTPADVLERHQTGQTYADLVSEYERYPAIYDSIGLFSFPPVINGRRTEVSTDSRDLFVEMTGTDQWTIDKMLNIVCYALSARGATIEEVRVEYPDYELVRPDLSMKTKTVAHDRIETILGIGLDPDEVIDLAERSGLGATKEENDDGDLVYEVTIPPYRVDVLHPLDVIDDLGRAYGFNELEPRYPDIGTVGGRHERSRLERSVREQLVGLSFEDMLNFHMISEGENYDRLDIAPGDDAYGAGEPATIKEPYSEDFTMLRTWVTPSLLMVLERNTHRSYPQNLAEIGFAAEVDESENTGVAESRRVGAVLAHHEAGYEDAKARLQALARNFDVDLETPPTDHPTFISGRTAAVVIDGEEVGVIGEVHPKVLVEHDLEVPVSAFEFDLEALR; encoded by the coding sequence ATGCCCACGGTCGATATCGACCCCGACGAACTGCGTGACCTGACCGGTCACGACGAGAAGAGCGACGACGAACTGATCGACGACCTGTTCGGCCTCGGCCTCGAGTTCGAGGGCCGCACCGAGGAGGGGGCGTTCGAACTCGAGTTCGCGCCCGACCGGCTCGACCGGCTCTCCGTCGAGGGGGTCGCCCGCTCGATGCGCTACCAGTACGGCGACGCGCGAGGGACCCACGTCCCCTCGCCGAACTCGCCGGAGTGGACCATCGAAGTGGACGAATCGGTCCCCGACGAGCGACCCTACGTCACGGGCGCGGTCGTCCGCGACATCGATTTGGACGAGGAGAGCCTCGAGTCGCTCATCCAACTCCAAGAGAAGCTCCACGCGACGATGGGGCGCAAGCGCGCGAAGGGCGCGATCGGGATTCACGACCTGACGATGCTGAAGGGCAACTCCGCGACCGAGGGCAACCCGACGATTCAGTACGTCGGCGTCGAACCCGACGAGGACCGGTTCGTCCCGCTCGATTCCGACGAAGAGATGACGCCGGCCGACGTGCTCGAGCGCCACCAGACGGGGCAGACCTACGCCGACCTGGTCAGCGAGTACGAGCGGTATCCGGCGATCTACGACAGTATCGGGCTGTTCTCGTTCCCGCCGGTGATCAACGGCCGCCGGACCGAGGTCTCGACGGACTCCCGTGACCTGTTCGTCGAGATGACGGGCACCGACCAGTGGACGATCGACAAGATGCTGAACATCGTCTGCTACGCGCTGTCGGCCCGCGGGGCCACCATCGAGGAGGTGCGCGTCGAGTACCCCGATTACGAACTCGTCCGGCCCGACCTCTCGATGAAGACGAAGACGGTCGCTCACGACCGTATCGAGACCATCCTCGGCATCGGGCTCGATCCCGACGAGGTGATCGACCTCGCCGAGCGGTCCGGTCTCGGGGCCACGAAAGAGGAGAACGACGACGGTGACCTCGTCTACGAGGTCACGATCCCGCCCTACCGCGTCGACGTGCTCCACCCGCTGGACGTCATCGACGACCTCGGGCGGGCCTACGGCTTCAACGAACTCGAGCCGCGCTATCCCGACATCGGGACCGTCGGCGGCCGCCACGAGCGCTCCCGGCTCGAGCGGTCGGTCCGCGAGCAACTCGTCGGCCTCAGCTTCGAGGACATGCTGAACTTCCACATGATCAGCGAGGGCGAGAACTACGACCGGCTCGATATCGCGCCCGGCGACGATGCCTACGGAGCCGGCGAGCCGGCGACCATCAAAGAGCCCTACAGCGAGGACTTCACCATGCTGCGGACCTGGGTCACGCCCTCGCTGCTGATGGTCCTCGAGCGGAACACGCACCGCTCGTATCCGCAGAACCTCGCCGAGATCGGCTTCGCGGCCGAGGTCGACGAGAGCGAAAACACCGGCGTCGCAGAGAGCCGCCGCGTCGGTGCCGTCCTCGCCCACCACGAGGCCGGCTACGAGGACGCCAAGGCGCGCCTGCAGGCGCTCGCTCGCAACTTCGACGTCGACCTCGAGACGCCGCCGACCGACCACCCGACCTTCATTTCGGGTCGAACCGCGGCGGTCGTCATCGACGGCGAGGAAGTCGGCGTGATCGGCGAGGTCCACCCGAAGGTACTCGTCGAACACGACCTCGAGGTGCCGGTCTCGGCCTTCGAGTTCGATCTCGAGGCGCTGCGCTGA
- the pheA gene encoding prephenate dehydratase, whose amino-acid sequence MTAVTLGPEGTYSHRAASAIADDDEIDFRQSVTAIVDAVASGEYDRGVIPIENSIEGSVTESLDAVADYEVAVVREIVTPIRHALLAQGPEFDTVASHSQALAQCRSYLDREYPGATLEAVASTAQGVEFARDDPSVAGIGHPANASGDLEVLAEDIQDQDSNATRFFALAPADERSTGGGKTSLVVYPNANYPGLLLELLEPFADRDINLTRVESRPSGQRLGDYVFHIDFEAGLYESRTADAIADLEDLAENGWVRRLGSYDTEHVVE is encoded by the coding sequence ATGACTGCAGTTACGCTCGGACCCGAAGGGACCTACTCTCACAGAGCGGCGAGCGCGATCGCCGACGACGACGAGATCGACTTCCGGCAGTCGGTCACGGCGATCGTCGACGCCGTCGCGAGCGGCGAGTACGACCGCGGCGTCATCCCGATCGAGAACAGTATCGAGGGCAGCGTTACCGAGAGCCTCGACGCCGTCGCCGACTATGAGGTCGCCGTCGTCCGCGAGATCGTCACCCCGATCAGGCACGCCTTACTCGCGCAGGGTCCGGAGTTCGACACCGTCGCCAGCCACTCGCAGGCGCTGGCCCAGTGTCGGTCCTACCTCGACCGCGAGTACCCCGGCGCCACCCTAGAGGCCGTCGCGAGCACGGCACAGGGCGTCGAGTTCGCCCGCGACGATCCCTCGGTCGCGGGGATCGGCCACCCGGCGAACGCGAGTGGCGACCTCGAGGTGTTAGCCGAGGACATTCAGGATCAGGACTCGAACGCGACGCGCTTTTTCGCGCTCGCGCCCGCCGACGAACGCTCGACGGGCGGCGGGAAAACCTCGCTCGTGGTCTACCCGAACGCGAACTACCCCGGATTGCTGCTCGAGTTGCTCGAGCCGTTCGCGGACCGGGACATCAACCTGACCCGCGTCGAATCGCGGCCGAGCGGCCAGCGGCTGGGCGATTACGTCTTCCACATCGACTTCGAGGCCGGGCTCTACGAGTCGCGGACGGCGGACGCGATCGCTGATCTCGAGGACCTCGCGGAGAACGGCTGGGTCCGGCGGCTCGGCTCGTACGATACCGAACACGTCGTCGAGTAA
- a CDS encoding tryptophan--tRNA ligase, protein MTGDDPLEESESGEPRPDGGTAGADDVALDPWGSSSVSDYRNLFEEFGIEEFDEVLEEVPNPHYLMRRGVIFGHRDYRPVAEALQNDEPAAVLSGFMPTGDPHIGHKLVFDEIIWHQQQGADAYALIADLEANSARGMSWAEIDEHARDYLLSLLALGFDLEEGTLYRQSTNRELQDLAFELGADANFSEFQAIYGFDGETDVSHMQSVVTQMADILYPQLEEPKPTVIPVGPDQDPHVRLARDLAERMRFFKVSDAYASFELEPEERALVAEFYERLDPADFDDDDLRCVHVAEALEETPLSELGVSADTLSSVLTKLNEAGMEPVRPRTRFFDRRATDDAFDALIDTIEGEKRVYESHVDAFELDLAEAEELAREVEVDNGGYGFQPPSSIYHRFMTGLTGGKMSSSIPASHISLLDDPEDGYDKVKAATTGGRETAEEQREKGGKADECPVYELYAYLLAGDDDEFAKRVYDECVGGERLCGDCKEQAAQLMTEFLEEHQEKRDEVEELLEAADIELESPRRR, encoded by the coding sequence ATGACCGGAGACGACCCACTCGAGGAGTCCGAGTCAGGGGAACCGAGACCCGACGGAGGGACAGCAGGTGCAGACGACGTCGCCCTCGACCCCTGGGGATCCTCGAGCGTCTCCGACTACCGGAACCTCTTCGAGGAGTTCGGCATCGAGGAGTTCGACGAGGTGCTCGAGGAGGTGCCGAATCCCCACTACCTGATGCGCCGCGGCGTGATCTTCGGTCACCGGGACTACCGCCCGGTCGCGGAGGCACTGCAGAACGACGAGCCGGCGGCCGTCCTCTCGGGTTTCATGCCAACCGGTGACCCCCACATCGGGCACAAGCTGGTCTTCGACGAGATCATCTGGCACCAACAACAGGGGGCCGACGCCTACGCCCTGATCGCCGACCTCGAGGCCAACTCCGCCCGTGGCATGTCGTGGGCGGAGATCGACGAGCACGCCCGGGATTACCTGCTTTCCCTGCTCGCGCTCGGCTTCGATCTCGAGGAAGGGACCCTCTACCGGCAGTCGACCAACCGCGAGCTACAGGACTTGGCCTTCGAACTCGGTGCCGACGCCAACTTCTCGGAGTTTCAGGCGATCTACGGCTTCGACGGCGAGACCGACGTCTCGCACATGCAGTCGGTCGTCACCCAGATGGCCGACATCCTCTACCCGCAACTCGAGGAGCCCAAGCCGACCGTGATCCCCGTGGGGCCGGATCAAGACCCCCACGTTCGGCTGGCGCGGGACCTCGCCGAGCGGATGCGATTCTTCAAGGTCAGTGACGCCTACGCCAGCTTCGAACTCGAGCCCGAGGAGCGCGCGCTGGTCGCCGAGTTCTACGAGCGACTCGACCCCGCCGACTTCGACGACGACGACCTCCGCTGTGTCCACGTCGCCGAGGCGCTCGAGGAGACGCCGCTGTCGGAGCTCGGGGTCAGCGCCGACACGCTGAGTTCGGTCCTGACGAAACTGAACGAGGCGGGGATGGAACCGGTCCGGCCGCGCACCCGCTTTTTCGACCGGCGGGCCACCGACGACGCGTTCGACGCCCTGATCGACACCATCGAGGGCGAAAAACGAGTCTACGAGAGCCACGTCGACGCGTTCGAACTGGACCTCGCCGAGGCCGAGGAACTCGCCCGCGAGGTCGAAGTCGACAACGGCGGCTATGGCTTCCAGCCGCCCTCGTCGATCTACCACCGCTTCATGACCGGGCTGACCGGCGGCAAGATGTCCTCTTCGATCCCGGCGAGTCACATCTCGCTGCTGGATGACCCCGAGGACGGCTACGACAAGGTCAAGGCCGCGACCACCGGCGGCCGCGAGACCGCCGAGGAACAGCGCGAGAAAGGCGGGAAAGCCGACGAGTGTCCCGTCTACGAACTCTACGCCTACCTGCTGGCCGGCGACGACGACGAGTTCGCAAAGCGCGTCTACGACGAGTGCGTCGGCGGCGAGCGCCTCTGTGGCGACTGCAAGGAACAGGCCGCCCAACTCATGACGGAGTTCCTTGAGGAGCACCAAGAGAAACGCGACGAGGTCGAGGAGTTGCTCGAGGCGGCCGACATCGAACTCGAGTCGCCGCGCCGTCGCTGA
- a CDS encoding tubulin/FtsZ family protein has protein sequence MQLEVIGVGGAGCRIADAIRAAEPTDRSFLTDVFAFDTDESDLNRTVIPESHRFRYGPGESDGGLEGDLERGRTLGRDHVDDLLESADRATPGAADGVLVAVGLGGATGGGAVPALVSALQQRSDAPVYVLATLPAAREFDAAAEPSGTGPHAGEPNATADTPPRPTAAANAVATLERLDGVASAIITFDNEDWLRPGETLADGRDRCNRELATRVAAVFAGGSDSGESVAQTVIDASDIRRIVGDQSAVVALGYGDQTVETSGSRFGLGLLSAEPDVETSEAVSAVETVVRKGIRGKLTLECDPETADRGLLIVGGPPAWLNRRAIAEGRRTLESAIGGSGILGGDAPRADGDRVFAAVVLAGVESDRLAELRSAADRAGRVD, from the coding sequence ATGCAACTCGAGGTGATCGGCGTCGGCGGCGCGGGCTGTCGGATCGCCGACGCGATCCGGGCCGCGGAGCCGACCGACCGCTCGTTTCTCACCGACGTCTTCGCGTTCGATACCGACGAGAGCGACCTGAACCGGACCGTCATCCCCGAATCGCACCGGTTTCGGTACGGCCCCGGCGAGTCGGACGGCGGCCTCGAGGGCGATCTCGAGCGGGGTCGGACTCTCGGCCGGGATCACGTCGACGACCTCCTCGAGAGCGCGGACCGAGCCACACCGGGTGCGGCCGACGGAGTTCTCGTCGCGGTCGGTCTCGGCGGGGCGACCGGCGGCGGTGCGGTCCCGGCGCTCGTGTCGGCGCTCCAGCAACGGTCCGACGCGCCGGTCTACGTTCTGGCGACGCTGCCGGCCGCCCGCGAGTTCGACGCCGCGGCAGAGCCGTCGGGAACCGGCCCTCACGCGGGCGAGCCGAACGCTACTGCGGATACGCCGCCGCGACCGACCGCGGCGGCGAACGCCGTCGCCACCCTCGAGCGACTCGACGGGGTCGCGAGCGCGATCATCACGTTCGACAACGAGGACTGGCTCCGCCCCGGAGAGACGCTCGCAGACGGTCGCGACCGCTGTAACCGCGAACTGGCGACACGAGTCGCGGCCGTCTTCGCCGGCGGCAGTGATTCGGGGGAATCGGTCGCCCAGACCGTCATCGACGCGAGCGACATCCGCCGGATCGTCGGCGACCAGTCGGCCGTCGTTGCGCTCGGCTACGGCGATCAGACGGTCGAGACGAGCGGCTCGCGGTTCGGTCTCGGGCTCCTGTCGGCGGAGCCGGACGTCGAGACCAGCGAGGCGGTCAGCGCCGTCGAGACCGTGGTTCGAAAGGGGATCCGCGGGAAGCTCACACTCGAGTGCGACCCCGAAACGGCCGACCGCGGACTGCTGATCGTCGGCGGGCCACCGGCGTGGCTCAACCGCCGGGCGATCGCCGAGGGCCGGCGGACCCTCGAGTCGGCAATCGGCGGTTCCGGCATTCTCGGCGGCGACGCGCCGCGAGCCGACGGCGACCGCGTCTTCGCGGCGGTCGTCCTCGCCGGCGTCGAATCGGATCGACTCGCGGAGTTGCGATCGGCAGCCGACCGGGCCGGTCGAGTCGACTGA
- a CDS encoding ornithine cyclodeaminase family protein — protein sequence MTDFPVLTDADVYSQFDYEQVVDAMRDAFAERAAGTLEAPPRWHVDAGEGDLVFTAGAATGPANATGFRVYETFPDAGDEHTELVAVFDATTGAFEGLVVGHAIGGLRTGGIGGVAVDCLARDDSETVGILGSGFQARTQVGAACAARDFEDVLVYSPTRESRDSFAETVDGEVEPPVRALDDPEPVVRGADALVCATNSEEPVFDPDWLEAGTHVTTIGPRFEDAHELPLEVVSRADVVATDSLPQVDAYDRPYVASGADRERMVELADVLENPDCGRQREEEITLFCSVGLAGTEVVLGKRFLERFA from the coding sequence ATGACTGATTTTCCCGTCCTCACCGACGCCGACGTCTATTCGCAGTTCGACTACGAGCAGGTCGTCGACGCCATGCGCGACGCGTTCGCCGAGCGGGCCGCCGGGACGCTCGAGGCCCCGCCCCGCTGGCACGTCGACGCCGGCGAGGGGGATCTCGTGTTCACCGCGGGAGCCGCGACCGGACCCGCGAACGCGACCGGCTTTCGGGTCTACGAGACCTTTCCCGACGCCGGCGACGAGCACACCGAACTGGTCGCGGTCTTCGACGCGACGACCGGCGCGTTCGAGGGGCTGGTCGTCGGACACGCGATCGGCGGGCTTCGAACGGGCGGTATCGGCGGCGTCGCGGTCGACTGCCTCGCCCGGGACGACAGCGAGACGGTTGGCATCCTCGGCTCGGGGTTTCAGGCTCGAACGCAGGTCGGCGCGGCGTGTGCGGCCCGCGACTTCGAGGACGTGTTGGTCTACAGCCCGACCCGCGAGAGCCGCGATTCCTTCGCCGAGACGGTCGACGGCGAGGTTGAGCCGCCCGTCCGCGCACTCGACGACCCCGAACCGGTCGTCCGCGGGGCCGACGCGCTCGTCTGTGCGACGAACAGTGAGGAACCAGTGTTCGACCCCGATTGGCTCGAGGCGGGCACCCACGTCACGACGATCGGCCCGCGATTCGAAGACGCTCACGAACTCCCGCTCGAGGTCGTTTCCCGCGCCGATGTCGTCGCGACCGACTCGCTCCCGCAGGTCGACGCCTACGACCGGCCGTACGTCGCGTCGGGCGCGGACCGCGAGCGGATGGTCGAACTCGCCGACGTACTCGAGAATCCCGACTGCGGACGGCAGCGCGAGGAGGAGATCACGCTGTTTTGCTCGGTCGGGCTGGCGGGGACGGAGGTCGTGCTCGGAAAGCGATTCCTCGAGCGGTTCGCGTAG